In a single window of the Methanomassiliicoccales archaeon genome:
- the thiC gene encoding phosphomethylpyrimidine synthase ThiC encodes MTLMKEARWGVTERIRRAAEAEGLDPEYLRRQVASGRVVIPGNPIHSPRPVGIGEGMLVKVNVNIGTSRDVPSLDNEIDKARVALRYGTDTLMDLSTGGDIDAIRRAILKEVDVPLGTVPIYQTGLKAARRSAVVDMDEDDMFNGIELHAKDGVDFMTVHCGITKESVEWLKRSKRITDVVSRGGAFLTAWIIHNERENPLYENFDYLLEMAQEYDFTLSLGDGLRPGCIQDATDGPQIQELIILGDLVRRARENDVQVMVEGPGHVPMDQIAANVRVEKTICDGAPFYVLGPLVTDIAPGYDHIVGAIGGALAAYNGADFLCYVTPSEHLSLPTSEDVKEGLIASKIAAHVADLSRGKGMDRDLAMSKARKALDWESMYREAVDPDKARAYRARGSTAEEEGCSMCGDVCAIRILKDYLKRYS; translated from the coding sequence ATGACCTTGATGAAAGAGGCCCGCTGGGGGGTTACTGAGCGAATTCGCAGGGCTGCCGAGGCCGAGGGATTGGACCCCGAGTACCTGAGAAGGCAGGTGGCGAGCGGTCGCGTTGTGATACCAGGGAATCCCATCCACTCACCACGACCGGTGGGAATCGGAGAGGGGATGTTGGTCAAGGTCAACGTCAACATAGGCACCTCGAGGGACGTCCCCTCCCTCGATAATGAGATCGATAAGGCGAGGGTGGCCCTGAGATACGGCACAGATACCTTAATGGATCTGAGCACTGGGGGGGACATTGACGCCATAAGGAGGGCCATTCTCAAAGAGGTTGATGTGCCATTGGGAACCGTCCCCATCTATCAGACTGGGCTCAAGGCTGCCCGGCGGAGCGCTGTCGTCGACATGGACGAGGACGATATGTTCAATGGGATAGAGCTGCACGCAAAGGACGGTGTGGACTTCATGACCGTCCATTGTGGGATCACAAAGGAGAGCGTGGAATGGCTCAAGCGCTCCAAGAGGATCACGGACGTGGTCTCCAGGGGTGGGGCTTTTCTAACTGCCTGGATAATCCACAATGAGCGGGAGAACCCGCTTTACGAGAATTTCGATTACCTACTGGAAATGGCCCAGGAGTACGATTTCACTCTCTCTCTGGGTGATGGACTCAGACCTGGCTGCATTCAGGATGCCACCGACGGACCGCAGATACAGGAGCTCATCATCCTTGGCGATCTGGTAAGGAGGGCGAGGGAGAATGACGTTCAGGTGATGGTCGAAGGACCGGGACACGTTCCGATGGACCAGATAGCCGCCAACGTCAGGGTGGAAAAGACCATCTGTGACGGCGCCCCGTTCTATGTTCTTGGTCCTTTGGTGACAGACATTGCCCCTGGATACGATCACATCGTCGGAGCGATCGGTGGAGCGTTGGCCGCTTACAACGGGGCTGACTTCCTGTGCTATGTCACTCCCTCGGAACACCTTTCTCTTCCCACATCCGAGGATGTCAAGGAAGGTTTGATAGCCAGCAAGATAGCGGCTCACGTCGCAGACCTTTCCAGGGGAAAGGGAATGGACAGGGATTTGGCGATGTCCAAGGCGAGGAAGGCCCTTGATTGGGAGAGCATGTATAGGGAAGCGGTCGATCCAGACAAGGCTAGGGCTTACAGGGCTAGGGGTAGCACCGCCGAGGAGGAGGGATGTTCCATGTGCGGTGACGTCTGCGCCATTAGGATTCTGAAGGATTACCTGAAAAGATACAGTTGA
- the gyrA gene encoding DNA gyrase subunit A, translated as MEDSIGKIIHRPIEDEMQKSYIDYAMSVIVGRALPDVRDGLKPVHRKILFAMHELGNTFNKPPKKSARIVGEVIGKFHPHGDIAAYDALVRMAQDFSLRYPLVDGQGNFGSVDGDGAAAMRYTEVRLAKIAEFMLADIEKNTVDFVDNFDASLQEPVVLPTRLPNLLINGSSGIAVGMATNIPPHNLRETVDAIVHLIDNPEMEILELMEFIKGPDFPTGGIIYGINGIIEAYTTGKGRIKVRALADIEELEGRNRIIVTEIPYQVNKANLIETIAELVKDKRIEGITDLRDESDREGMRIVIELRKDIMADVVLNQLFAHTQMEVTFGVINIALVDNEPKVLPLKETIQYFIDFRKEVVIRRTNYELEQARKREHILQGLMIAVDNLDETIQIIRSSENAEEARNRLMERFELDEEQAKAILDMRLQKLTGLEIESLRLEFEELLKHIADLEDILASPERVRAIIKEELLEIREQHGDERRTVIVEDALEWDLEDLIPVEDMVVTITQDGYIKRVPLDTYKGQRRGGVGLIGMQTKEEDVLTDLFVTSTHDYLMFFTNLGRVYWLKAYRLPIGGRHAKGKPIVNLLPNLEDGEVVNETIPVSEFDDSRFLVFSTRKGIIKKTRLSAYAHVRSTGIIALNLDEGDELVETKLTDGQKEIVLATKKGQAVRFQESDVRPMGRPARGVRGVRLGGDDEVVSMAVVTPDSNLLTLTENGFGKLSKVEDYRKTKRGGKGVITIKTTERNGMVVAVKEVAEGDELIVTSQQGMIIRVPVDQIRLSGRATMGVTIMRIKEDDTVCAVARLAREEDEGIEESGIIDTRNHSSLFNSNSENNDQ; from the coding sequence ATGGAGGACAGCATAGGCAAGATCATTCACCGTCCAATAGAGGACGAGATGCAGAAATCGTACATCGATTACGCGATGAGCGTGATCGTTGGGAGAGCACTCCCCGACGTTAGGGATGGCCTAAAGCCAGTTCATCGCAAGATCCTATTCGCCATGCACGAGCTTGGCAATACTTTCAATAAGCCTCCCAAGAAGAGCGCCAGGATCGTAGGCGAGGTCATCGGTAAATTCCATCCACACGGCGACATAGCTGCCTACGACGCCTTGGTCAGAATGGCACAGGACTTTTCACTCCGCTATCCTCTCGTGGACGGTCAGGGCAACTTCGGCAGCGTGGACGGGGATGGTGCAGCGGCCATGCGTTATACCGAGGTAAGGCTCGCCAAGATAGCAGAGTTCATGCTCGCTGACATCGAGAAGAACACGGTGGATTTCGTCGACAACTTCGACGCTTCCCTTCAGGAGCCGGTGGTCTTGCCAACTCGGCTGCCAAATCTTCTTATAAACGGCTCCTCCGGCATCGCCGTTGGAATGGCCACCAACATCCCACCTCACAACCTCCGTGAGACGGTGGACGCCATCGTGCACCTGATAGACAATCCTGAAATGGAGATCTTGGAACTGATGGAGTTCATCAAGGGGCCAGACTTCCCCACGGGGGGAATCATTTACGGCATCAACGGAATAATAGAGGCGTACACCACCGGAAAGGGGCGGATCAAGGTCAGAGCCTTGGCCGACATCGAGGAGCTGGAGGGAAGGAACCGGATCATTGTCACGGAGATACCTTACCAGGTGAACAAGGCCAACCTGATCGAGACCATCGCGGAATTGGTCAAGGACAAGAGGATCGAGGGGATCACTGATCTCAGGGACGAGTCGGACAGGGAAGGTATGCGGATCGTCATCGAGCTGAGGAAGGACATCATGGCGGACGTGGTCCTAAACCAGCTATTTGCCCATACCCAAATGGAGGTGACCTTCGGGGTTATCAACATCGCCCTTGTCGACAACGAGCCAAAGGTGCTCCCCCTGAAGGAGACCATTCAGTACTTCATCGACTTCAGGAAGGAGGTCGTGATTAGGAGAACCAATTACGAGCTGGAACAGGCTAGAAAGCGCGAGCATATCCTCCAGGGCCTAATGATAGCGGTGGACAATCTCGATGAGACCATCCAGATCATCCGTTCCTCTGAGAACGCTGAGGAGGCCAGGAACCGGCTGATGGAGCGGTTCGAGCTCGACGAGGAGCAGGCAAAGGCCATACTTGATATGAGATTGCAGAAGCTGACAGGATTGGAGATCGAGTCCTTGCGTCTCGAGTTCGAGGAGCTTCTGAAGCATATCGCTGATCTCGAGGACATCCTAGCCTCTCCAGAAAGGGTTAGGGCCATAATCAAGGAAGAGCTCTTGGAGATCAGGGAACAGCACGGCGACGAGAGGAGAACGGTGATCGTTGAGGACGCTCTGGAATGGGATCTTGAGGACCTCATACCAGTTGAGGACATGGTGGTCACCATTACCCAGGACGGTTACATCAAGCGTGTCCCGCTTGACACGTACAAGGGACAGAGGAGGGGGGGCGTAGGCCTCATTGGAATGCAGACCAAGGAGGAGGATGTCCTTACCGATCTATTCGTAACCTCGACCCATGACTACCTCATGTTCTTCACCAACCTGGGTCGGGTCTACTGGCTCAAGGCCTATAGGTTACCCATTGGAGGACGGCACGCCAAGGGAAAGCCCATCGTGAATCTGCTTCCCAATCTGGAAGATGGGGAGGTGGTGAACGAGACCATACCCGTCAGCGAATTCGACGACTCCAGATTCCTGGTCTTCTCAACTCGCAAGGGCATCATCAAGAAAACGCGCCTTTCCGCCTACGCGCATGTGCGCAGCACTGGCATCATTGCCCTCAACCTGGACGAGGGGGATGAGCTTGTTGAGACAAAGCTGACTGATGGCCAAAAGGAAATCGTATTGGCCACCAAGAAAGGACAGGCGGTTCGTTTCCAGGAGTCAGACGTAAGGCCAATGGGGCGACCCGCCAGAGGGGTCAGAGGGGTCAGGTTGGGCGGCGATGACGAGGTCGTGTCCATGGCTGTCGTGACTCCTGATTCCAACCTCTTGACCCTCACGGAGAATGGATTTGGCAAGTTGTCCAAAGTGGAGGATTACCGAAAGACCAAACGCGGAGGCAAGGGCGTCATCACCATTAAGACCACCGAGCGCAACGGGATGGTGGTGGCAGTCAAGGAGGTAGCGGAAGGGGACGAGTTGATAGTCACCAGTCAGCAGGGGATGATCATACGAGTTCCAGTAGATCAGATCCGCCTCTCGGGAAGGGCCACAATGGGAGTCACCATAATGCGCATCAAGGAAGATGACACAGTATGCGCAGTGGCTAGACTGGCTCGAGAAGAGGATGAAGGTATTGAGGA
- a CDS encoding DUF835 domain-containing protein, whose product MLFQKVSVLSDLGLPEGRVISQHKGGRESLQEIFNRVRRYRFSGYVRLNLALTGKRSEGIVVFELGQPILSVYVFKWDEVGRAGRVYMGRKAVEFLWEDSVYPECNITLHADVSQEKVIEVFPDSEIAMTDLILPPFLPNPPPKMSEYVEDQEVTPFLKAWSVKGYDLSSLDRLLRRDREEARLALPYFETNLIRLEELNDRILLLDTMGYEREVESLRRKMVDPERIEEIEAELSRFKKRISEKDSVKNAENEIHMDRDRKLVDEKMDAVYDLILQYHKMRSAGERTISCPECGSYLSQDGSCPICFAGSQDEQGIGRRLNPRLKFESFVVGSNTRFTEAAARAVAMNPGESYNPLFIYSRSGLGKTHLLQAIGNRIMELDASLKVVYTSTEVLESELIEAIANRRLESFREEYRMVDILLLDDLQFIAGKEETQEEIFHLFNDLVERGHQIVLACDRLPKDIPSLSERLITRFESGLIADLQPPDLETRIAILERMVKEKELEVPSEVLIFIAEVCRSNVREMEGGLNRILAFSSLMNSPIGLETAREVLTYERPVPVEIERPSLTDGVSYLIEERKANASHALAASKLSEGYKAMAITRSHPRYLRERCLDGEPRILWLTDHESKQENTIPPSLERIMLLIDEFMEEDGRKIILLDDVQYLMSNTSFEGVVRFIRSVVDKVHEDVTIFIVSVDPESLDPQDRSVLEREMEVIREADVRA is encoded by the coding sequence TTGTTATTTCAAAAGGTCAGCGTGCTCTCGGATTTGGGTTTACCGGAAGGAAGGGTCATTAGCCAGCACAAGGGAGGTAGAGAATCTCTTCAAGAGATTTTCAATAGAGTCAGAAGATATCGCTTCTCCGGATATGTCCGTCTGAATCTCGCATTGACGGGAAAGAGGTCAGAGGGCATAGTCGTATTTGAGCTGGGCCAGCCAATTCTATCGGTGTATGTATTCAAGTGGGATGAGGTGGGCAGAGCGGGACGCGTCTACATGGGCCGGAAGGCTGTTGAATTCCTATGGGAGGATTCGGTGTACCCCGAGTGCAACATCACGCTTCACGCCGATGTCTCGCAAGAGAAGGTGATCGAGGTATTCCCTGACTCTGAAATAGCCATGACAGACCTCATTCTCCCGCCTTTCCTACCGAACCCTCCTCCCAAGATGTCAGAGTATGTCGAGGACCAAGAAGTGACCCCTTTCTTAAAGGCCTGGTCTGTAAAAGGCTACGACCTCTCATCCTTGGATCGCCTTCTAAGGAGAGATAGGGAGGAGGCCCGTCTCGCTCTACCATACTTCGAGACCAACCTCATACGGCTTGAGGAATTGAACGATCGCATCCTTCTTCTTGATACCATGGGTTATGAAAGGGAAGTGGAATCTCTAAGGAGGAAGATGGTCGACCCAGAGAGAATCGAGGAGATCGAGGCGGAACTGTCTAGATTCAAGAAGCGGATCAGTGAAAAGGATTCTGTCAAGAATGCCGAGAACGAGATCCATATGGATCGGGACCGCAAGCTGGTGGACGAGAAGATGGATGCGGTGTACGATCTGATCCTCCAGTACCACAAGATGCGTTCAGCTGGAGAGAGAACTATCAGCTGCCCGGAATGCGGGAGCTATCTCAGCCAGGACGGAAGCTGCCCTATCTGCTTTGCCGGTTCCCAGGACGAGCAAGGGATCGGGAGGAGGCTAAATCCCCGCCTGAAATTCGAATCCTTCGTCGTGGGTTCCAATACCCGTTTCACCGAGGCGGCCGCTAGGGCGGTGGCTATGAACCCCGGGGAGAGCTATAACCCGTTGTTCATCTATAGCAGGTCCGGTCTTGGCAAGACCCATCTTCTTCAAGCCATTGGAAACCGGATAATGGAGCTTGACGCCAGTTTAAAGGTGGTATACACTTCAACAGAGGTCTTGGAATCTGAACTGATTGAAGCCATAGCCAACAGACGGCTGGAATCCTTCAGGGAGGAGTACAGGATGGTGGACATCCTCCTTCTGGACGACCTACAGTTCATTGCAGGAAAGGAGGAGACGCAAGAGGAGATCTTCCATCTTTTCAACGACCTGGTGGAAAGGGGTCATCAAATTGTTCTGGCGTGCGATAGACTCCCCAAGGACATACCCTCCCTTAGCGAGAGGCTGATCACCAGATTCGAATCAGGCTTGATCGCCGACCTCCAACCACCTGACCTGGAGACTCGGATCGCGATCCTGGAAAGGATGGTCAAGGAAAAGGAGCTGGAGGTACCTAGCGAGGTGCTCATATTCATCGCCGAGGTATGCCGTTCCAACGTGAGGGAGATGGAGGGGGGTCTCAATCGGATATTGGCCTTCTCTTCTCTAATGAACAGCCCGATAGGTCTGGAAACGGCCCGGGAGGTGTTGACATACGAAAGACCAGTGCCGGTGGAGATAGAAAGACCATCATTGACGGATGGTGTCAGCTACCTAATCGAGGAAAGAAAAGCCAACGCATCGCATGCCCTTGCGGCCTCCAAGCTAAGCGAAGGATATAAGGCCATGGCCATCACCCGGAGTCACCCACGTTACCTCAGGGAAAGATGTCTGGATGGGGAGCCGCGTATCCTGTGGCTGACAGATCACGAGTCCAAACAGGAGAACACCATCCCGCCCTCTCTGGAGAGAATCATGCTCCTCATCGACGAGTTCATGGAGGAGGATGGGAGGAAGATCATCCTTCTCGACGACGTGCAATACCTGATGAGCAATACCTCATTTGAAGGAGTCGTTAGATTCATCAGATCGGTGGTGGACAAGGTTCATGAAGATGTCACGATATTCATTGTGAGCGTCGACCCTGAGAGCCTCGACCCCCAGGACAGATCCGTGTTAGAAAGGGAAATGGAGGTCATCAGGGAAGCGGATGTCCGGGCCTAG
- the gyrB gene encoding DNA topoisomerase (ATP-hydrolyzing) subunit B: protein MEDSSYGAEDIQVLEGLQAVRKRPGMYIGSTDARGLHHLVYEVVDNSIDEVVGGFCDQIKVVINADGSATCSDNGRGIPTGIHEKFGKSALELVMTTLHAGGKFDRKSYKVSGGLHGVGLSVVTGLSVWLEAEVRREGKIYKQRYFRGIPEGPVEVVGETSETGTIITFMPDPEIFEETDFDDDVLSHRLRDLAFLNKEARIIFKDLKTGRYERFHYEGGIIEFVKHINKNKTVLHENPIYITGDKDDILVEAALQYTDSYTENIHSFVNNINTIEGGTHIVGFRASLTRTMNDYARAYNLIKNNGESLGGEDVREGLTAILSVKLPEPQFEGQTKTKLGNSEARGAVESIMNEKLFQFLEENPKVAEVSIGKALLARQAREAARKARELTRRKSFLESTSLPGKLADCTEKDPAKSELFIVEGDSAGGSGKQGRNRNFQAILPLRGKILNVEKARMDKILKNTEIRNLITALGTSIGEEFDISKLRYHRIVIMTDADVDGAHIRTLLLTLLFRYMRPVIENGYVYIAQPPLYRVYRGKKELYVYSERERIEAVDELGRGASIQRYKGLGEMNPTQLWETTMDPENRILKKVTIEDAVRADELFTTLMGDQVQPRKDFIIEHAKEVENLDI from the coding sequence ATGGAAGATTCGAGTTATGGAGCAGAGGATATTCAAGTGCTAGAGGGCCTGCAGGCCGTGCGCAAGCGTCCAGGAATGTATATTGGAAGTACGGATGCTCGAGGGCTCCACCATCTCGTTTACGAGGTGGTTGATAACAGTATAGATGAGGTTGTGGGGGGCTTCTGTGACCAGATCAAGGTGGTGATCAATGCAGATGGCAGCGCCACCTGTTCGGACAACGGTCGCGGGATTCCCACAGGAATTCACGAGAAGTTCGGCAAATCCGCATTAGAATTGGTCATGACCACGCTGCATGCTGGCGGAAAATTTGACAGGAAGAGCTACAAGGTTTCAGGGGGTCTCCACGGCGTAGGTCTATCGGTGGTCACCGGTCTTTCAGTATGGTTGGAGGCCGAAGTCAGGAGAGAGGGTAAGATCTATAAACAGCGCTATTTCAGGGGCATCCCCGAAGGACCGGTCGAGGTCGTTGGGGAAACGAGTGAGACAGGAACCATTATAACCTTCATGCCCGACCCCGAGATCTTTGAGGAGACCGATTTCGATGACGATGTGCTCTCCCACCGTCTAAGGGACCTTGCTTTCTTGAACAAAGAGGCCAGAATCATATTCAAAGACCTGAAGACCGGGAGGTACGAGCGCTTCCATTACGAGGGAGGAATAATCGAGTTCGTCAAGCACATCAACAAGAACAAGACCGTTCTTCATGAGAACCCCATCTACATCACTGGAGACAAGGATGACATTCTGGTGGAGGCGGCGCTCCAGTACACGGATTCTTACACTGAGAACATACACTCATTCGTCAACAACATCAACACCATTGAGGGAGGGACCCATATTGTGGGTTTCAGAGCCTCACTCACCCGCACCATGAACGATTACGCGAGGGCATACAACCTGATCAAGAACAACGGGGAGAGCCTGGGCGGAGAGGACGTCAGAGAGGGGCTTACCGCTATCCTGAGCGTCAAACTGCCCGAACCTCAATTCGAGGGTCAGACCAAGACCAAATTGGGAAACAGCGAGGCAAGGGGGGCGGTCGAATCCATCATGAACGAGAAGCTCTTCCAATTCCTGGAGGAGAACCCCAAGGTGGCGGAGGTCTCGATTGGCAAGGCACTCCTCGCAAGGCAGGCCAGGGAGGCAGCCAGGAAGGCCAGGGAACTGACCAGGCGCAAGAGCTTCCTAGAATCTACATCGCTTCCAGGAAAGCTGGCCGACTGCACCGAGAAGGACCCGGCGAAATCAGAGCTATTCATTGTTGAGGGCGATTCGGCAGGTGGAAGCGGCAAACAGGGAAGAAACCGCAACTTCCAGGCAATCCTGCCCCTAAGGGGCAAGATACTCAATGTGGAGAAGGCCAGGATGGACAAGATCCTGAAGAACACGGAGATACGGAACCTGATAACCGCCCTGGGTACCAGCATCGGGGAGGAGTTCGATATCTCCAAGTTGAGGTACCACCGGATAGTAATAATGACGGATGCCGATGTGGACGGTGCCCACATTCGCACCTTGTTGCTCACCCTGCTCTTCAGATACATGAGGCCGGTTATCGAGAACGGTTACGTTTACATCGCCCAGCCTCCTCTCTACAGGGTCTACCGCGGGAAAAAGGAACTCTATGTATACTCCGAAAGGGAGAGAATCGAAGCAGTTGACGAGCTGGGAAGGGGAGCGTCCATTCAGAGGTACAAAGGTCTGGGTGAGATGAACCCCACTCAACTCTGGGAGACCACCATGGATCCCGAGAACAGGATCCTCAAGAAGGTGACGATTGAAGATGCGGTCAGGGCGGATGAGCTTTTCACGACCCTCATGGGCGATCAGGTCCAGCCCAGGAAGGATTTCATCATCGAGCACGCCAAGGAAGTGGAGAACCTGGATATCTAG